A stretch of the candidate division WOR-3 bacterium genome encodes the following:
- a CDS encoding tetratricopeptide repeat protein — translation MTPPFSYCTERGASIKSIINRLEEEKYSFHLGLIGLFSIITVRNIFESAFEGTQTFGFSPITENSFFMIFSHFPLFYISLYIWFLFFFLLMTKEKPDIIAKPLLIGLSVIVITPFIDIIVSRGSGYTLTYLKGIEEFTQIYRLFDFRQELLQASWGQRIEIVAILFGASMYVFTKTRSILKTLIAPVISYLIIFIHGALPNTIAQIPSSLGFTQLHYRTIISAGILNVDSQNYSIIFICSTVVIGWFVVRKYDRELAHDILEIRKSLLLIIGTLLGLAYAVVLVSPYFPFIFISPIHYLILLAALFTVHTAKLASIRDKSSFPFILLSISALFAALAIGLTFFFVILSYFVYATYLAPKLEQTISNRFLSKYMTVGVGSVLSFIAGFAIIFQETTLSCIIPYDHARIEAHGHKITGWDYFINGDHSDAIRHYEIAYSFEKTDEIRKRLGQSYLHKGRSDEGIAILQAVDRLDYETILSLGQAYMQKGMQDKADRLYRHAVSENIEPAEFLTLLAQAAARRGSEVQMDAFLLAGKKHGMHRARFHQIRGDCFLQSGNYEEAIIEYDRAIYDNGRSTLAYAGRGMAYYAKGDLSEAEQAFLDALVLDPDIDALYNNLGAIYMMKKEYKKAEDHFRKSLKINPLQAEAYYNLGLIAQAFGRNEEAINMYSDALKVNPGFTQARIALDGILTND, via the coding sequence GTGACTCCCCCTTTTTCTTATTGCACAGAAAGAGGTGCAAGCATTAAATCAATAATCAATAGACTCGAAGAAGAAAAGTATTCTTTTCACCTCGGACTCATAGGTCTATTTTCCATAATAACTGTCCGCAATATCTTTGAGAGCGCGTTCGAAGGTACCCAGACATTCGGCTTCTCCCCCATCACTGAAAATTCCTTTTTTATGATCTTCTCACATTTCCCGCTATTCTACATCTCACTCTACATCTGGTTCCTTTTCTTCTTCCTGCTAATGACGAAAGAAAAGCCGGATATCATCGCGAAACCCCTGCTTATCGGTCTGTCAGTGATCGTAATCACCCCTTTCATCGACATAATCGTATCACGCGGCAGCGGGTACACACTGACCTATTTGAAAGGAATCGAAGAATTCACACAAATTTACCGACTCTTTGACTTCAGACAGGAATTGCTCCAGGCGAGCTGGGGCCAACGCATCGAGATCGTAGCCATCCTTTTCGGTGCCAGCATGTATGTCTTCACAAAAACGAGGAGTATCCTGAAAACCCTCATTGCACCCGTTATTTCATATTTGATCATTTTCATTCACGGTGCATTGCCCAACACGATCGCGCAGATCCCTTCGTCTCTAGGGTTTACCCAATTACACTACCGAACAATCATCTCCGCCGGCATACTGAACGTTGACAGTCAGAATTATTCGATCATTTTCATCTGTTCGACAGTCGTCATCGGTTGGTTTGTCGTGAGAAAATACGATCGTGAACTTGCCCACGACATACTGGAAATCAGAAAATCCCTTCTGCTGATCATCGGCACGCTGTTGGGCCTTGCTTACGCCGTCGTCCTGGTCAGTCCATATTTCCCATTCATCTTTATCAGTCCGATACACTATCTTATCTTACTCGCTGCGCTATTCACTGTTCATACGGCAAAGCTGGCCTCGATCAGAGACAAATCATCATTCCCATTCATCCTTCTGTCGATTTCCGCTCTTTTCGCAGCACTCGCGATCGGATTGACTTTTTTCTTTGTAATTCTTTCGTACTTCGTTTATGCCACCTACCTCGCTCCAAAGCTGGAGCAAACAATTTCCAACCGTTTTTTGTCGAAATACATGACTGTCGGAGTAGGTTCTGTACTGTCCTTCATCGCTGGATTCGCAATCATCTTCCAGGAAACCACATTGTCATGTATCATCCCCTATGACCATGCCAGAATTGAAGCGCATGGCCACAAAATCACGGGCTGGGACTATTTCATCAACGGTGATCATAGCGATGCAATAAGACATTACGAGATCGCCTATTCATTCGAGAAAACGGATGAGATCAGAAAGAGACTCGGTCAATCATATCTTCATAAAGGTAGAAGCGATGAAGGCATTGCTATACTCCAGGCAGTCGACCGCCTCGATTACGAAACCATACTCTCCCTGGGGCAAGCGTACATGCAAAAAGGCATGCAGGATAAGGCTGACCGTTTATATCGTCATGCTGTAAGTGAAAATATCGAACCCGCTGAATTCCTTACCCTGCTCGCTCAAGCAGCGGCTCGTAGGGGTTCAGAAGTACAGATGGATGCATTCTTACTTGCCGGGAAAAAGCACGGCATGCACCGGGCACGATTTCACCAGATACGGGGAGATTGTTTTCTACAATCAGGTAATTACGAAGAAGCGATAATAGAGTACGACAGAGCAATATACGATAATGGACGGTCGACACTAGCATATGCAGGCAGGGGTATGGCGTACTATGCCAAAGGTGATCTCTCTGAAGCCGAGCAGGCGTTCCTCGATGCGTTGGTCCTCGATCCTGATATTGATGCACTGTACAATAATCTCGGCGCCATCTATATGATGAAAAAGGAATATAAGAAAGCTGAGGATCATTTTAGGAAATCGCTGAAAATCAATCCGCTCCAGGCTGAGGCGTATTATAATCTTGGCCTGATCGCGCAAGCTTTTGGCCGGAATGAAGAAGCAATAAACATGTATTCGGACGCGCTGAAAGTCAATCCTGGCTTTACCCAGGCCAGAATCGCACTTGATGGGATACTGACAAATGATTAG
- a CDS encoding T9SS type A sorting domain-containing protein gives MNKVVIMLAICAVAFAAPQKNISDDVTIQNPEPAIGADLFPEVHPLVERLMEARKNQDMETYNKLLEEYKSMSLPADEYRLPDVINVKPEDDPLLRWGDDKIIYSGQVNYNSWAMVADVDDEAISVDYHRGDTVRAVVACLDSLVRVFISLDNGLSWAYEHGFFFTTPSAVYEPEIIHGPTGSYYHIIVRNSLGNGNLYGARYDDTGTLSGTGIESTADTVTNYSVCSDRADWPSGYYVYCAYHKSLGGPGQDGIWWTSTVDYGTTWEAATQLQFSGSGYPDITYGSGGTIFEAYLYRPTGGNKNIQTRVSTNYGTNWASSQVVQTDTLIKHGPQIAASHDGTDDAWVVWPRRWSGTPYDYDLWYSWTQDEGGAWSSPAFVSSYFKHEVLPSIVVYDSATHYTPYLSFIITENDTTWTGQIIHTTVWDTDSSWAQPDTFNDSVPEFTRPIQTFQAPGVPALAYVGEGGDNVYFDAWSNTGVEENKIVAPRNLLGPSYPNPFISMTRFSYTVPVSGMVSIRAFNAIGQHVATVVHEHKTAGTYTVSWNGKDNVGADLPKGVYFLKLEYDDVDATRKVILE, from the coding sequence ATGAACAAAGTGGTAATTATGTTGGCAATATGTGCAGTTGCGTTTGCAGCGCCGCAGAAGAACATTTCCGATGACGTCACCATACAGAATCCTGAACCAGCGATCGGCGCTGACCTTTTTCCTGAAGTTCATCCGCTTGTCGAGCGCCTGATGGAAGCCAGAAAGAATCAGGATATGGAAACCTACAATAAATTGCTCGAAGAATACAAGAGCATGTCGCTGCCAGCGGATGAATACAGGCTCCCAGACGTCATCAATGTTAAGCCGGAAGACGACCCGCTCTTGAGATGGGGTGATGATAAGATAATATACAGTGGACAGGTCAATTACAACAGCTGGGCTATGGTTGCAGACGTTGATGACGAAGCGATATCGGTTGATTATCACCGCGGTGATACGGTCCGCGCAGTTGTCGCATGCCTTGACTCGTTGGTGAGGGTATTCATCTCGTTAGATAACGGACTGAGTTGGGCATACGAACACGGCTTCTTTTTCACTACGCCGTCTGCGGTATATGAACCCGAAATCATCCATGGCCCAACCGGCAGTTATTACCACATCATCGTCCGCAATTCCCTGGGCAACGGTAATCTTTATGGTGCCAGGTACGACGATACGGGCACGCTGAGCGGCACGGGGATCGAGAGCACCGCAGACACAGTCACCAATTACTCGGTTTGCTCAGACCGGGCAGACTGGCCGTCCGGCTACTATGTTTATTGCGCGTACCATAAATCTCTCGGGGGTCCAGGTCAGGACGGAATCTGGTGGACCAGCACGGTCGATTATGGCACAACCTGGGAAGCAGCCACGCAGCTTCAATTTAGCGGGTCCGGTTATCCGGACATCACCTACGGCAGCGGCGGTACCATTTTCGAGGCTTATCTCTACAGACCGACCGGTGGCAACAAGAACATACAAACCCGCGTCAGCACAAACTACGGTACCAACTGGGCTAGCTCTCAGGTCGTTCAAACCGATACGTTAATTAAACACGGCCCACAGATCGCGGCTTCTCACGATGGCACGGACGATGCCTGGGTCGTCTGGCCGAGGCGCTGGTCTGGCACACCATATGACTATGACCTGTGGTATTCCTGGACACAAGACGAAGGCGGCGCATGGTCGTCACCTGCGTTCGTGTCTTCCTACTTCAAGCACGAAGTTCTGCCAAGCATCGTCGTTTACGATTCGGCTACCCACTACACTCCATACCTCAGCTTCATAATTACTGAGAACGACACAACCTGGACCGGACAGATCATACATACTACTGTATGGGATACAGACAGCAGCTGGGCACAGCCAGACACGTTCAATGACTCGGTGCCCGAATTCACAAGGCCGATCCAGACCTTCCAGGCGCCCGGAGTTCCGGCGCTCGCTTACGTCGGTGAAGGCGGCGACAATGTCTATTTTGATGCCTGGTCAAATACCGGGGTCGAGGAAAACAAGATCGTCGCGCCAAGAAACCTTCTGGGGCCGAGCTATCCGAATCCGTTCATTTCCATGACCCGTTTCTCATACACGGTTCCGGTCAGTGGAATGGTTTCAATCCGTGCGTTCAACGCGATAGGCCAACATGTCGCAACGGTGGTCCATGAACACAAAACCGCGGGCACGTACACTGTGTCCTGGAACGGTAAAGACAATGTAGGCGCCGATTTACCAAAAGGTGTGTACTTCCTAAAATTGGAATACGATGATGTCGACGCCACGAGAAAAGTGATTCTCGAATAG
- a CDS encoding T9SS type A sorting domain-containing protein, producing the protein MKYVSYIVISVLALTAMSIAQPASDQEIYGVSEVTPAPVKAGDRTLIETGGTPYIESTVPYNAECDVTSNTRIPGIIQTERHGSGTNPDWGTDVLVIDDTLATDSKLLKSSDGTLYVVYKYMGPLISANSSITICRSTNNGESWSWILDASVDDTTEIYNIDVVLEDESDSTFIFVMCNAQDDDIWLLRYNITAGTTNWVEVTTGFVFDPALDQLELPGSEYMYMAYCVYDTILRFRASSDYGATWTSSYNVLSGQTVHNPDIRMLAAPEIWSYIVWDNGPVTYSKGNDYQGFAGWEGITPHTHNFRGLSDDVNGQITGFYDSDTAWVVAEENLNNSGDWNLVWDYSYDGIAWRNDSLFPDIDLANDPARDEKYFELLVGSDAANQARAVYNTQTTMADTRVDYQFCQYGSWTTTQNLSDHLSKVGTAPSVNYVLAAGGGAIVYCGYNAIWFDYYWNTAVQEYPVTEPSIRNLLLTPTISRNIARLSFTIRTPGHVSVSLYDAAGRMVNTLVDQTMTAGDHSVNIEARNISAGIYFVRVEAPEGVGTQTMTVVR; encoded by the coding sequence ATGAAGTATGTGTCTTATATTGTTATTAGCGTGTTGGCTTTGACTGCGATGAGCATCGCACAACCAGCAAGTGATCAGGAAATCTACGGTGTAAGTGAAGTAACCCCTGCCCCCGTAAAGGCGGGAGACAGAACACTGATCGAGACTGGAGGTACGCCATACATCGAATCCACTGTACCTTACAACGCTGAGTGTGATGTAACATCCAACACACGGATCCCTGGAATCATACAAACAGAGAGACATGGCAGTGGGACCAATCCTGACTGGGGAACGGATGTGTTGGTTATCGATGACACGCTTGCAACTGACAGCAAACTCCTCAAGTCATCTGACGGCACGCTATATGTCGTCTACAAGTATATGGGACCGCTCATCAGTGCTAATTCTTCCATCACGATATGCAGGTCAACGAATAACGGAGAATCCTGGAGCTGGATCCTCGACGCATCGGTCGACGACACAACAGAGATCTATAATATCGATGTCGTCCTTGAGGATGAAAGTGATTCCACATTCATCTTTGTGATGTGCAATGCCCAGGACGATGATATCTGGTTGCTGAGATACAACATAACTGCCGGAACGACTAACTGGGTCGAGGTTACGACAGGATTTGTTTTCGATCCGGCATTAGATCAACTCGAGCTGCCTGGCTCGGAATACATGTACATGGCATACTGCGTGTACGACACAATACTCAGATTCAGGGCATCGAGCGATTATGGAGCCACATGGACCTCGTCTTACAATGTGCTCAGTGGTCAAACAGTGCACAACCCCGATATCAGGATGCTTGCGGCGCCTGAAATCTGGTCATACATCGTCTGGGACAATGGTCCTGTCACCTACTCAAAAGGCAATGACTACCAGGGTTTTGCCGGTTGGGAAGGAATCACGCCTCACACCCATAATTTCCGCGGGCTTTCGGATGATGTCAACGGCCAGATCACCGGTTTCTATGACAGTGATACGGCATGGGTGGTTGCCGAAGAGAACCTTAACAACTCCGGCGACTGGAATCTTGTGTGGGATTACTCCTACGATGGCATCGCGTGGCGCAATGACAGCTTGTTCCCTGATATAGACCTGGCCAACGACCCGGCACGCGATGAAAAATATTTTGAGCTCCTGGTTGGTTCGGACGCCGCAAATCAGGCGCGCGCAGTGTATAATACGCAGACAACCATGGCAGATACAAGGGTCGATTATCAATTCTGCCAGTACGGAAGCTGGACCACAACTCAAAATCTCAGCGATCATCTGTCCAAGGTTGGCACTGCGCCATCGGTCAACTACGTGCTAGCAGCTGGCGGCGGCGCGATAGTCTATTGTGGATACAATGCTATTTGGTTTGACTATTATTGGAACACGGCAGTACAGGAATATCCCGTAACTGAACCGTCCATCAGAAACCTGCTCTTGACACCTACCATATCCCGAAACATAGCAAGGCTCTCATTCACGATTCGTACTCCAGGACATGTCAGCGTCTCGCTCTATGATGCAGCAGGCAGGATGGTCAATACACTCGTCGACCAGACAATGACGGCGGGTGACCACTCGGTCAACATTGAAGCCAGAAATATCTCTGCTGGCATCTATTTTGTGCGAGTAGAAGCTCCTGAGGGTGTCGGTACCCAAACAATGACCGTTGTAAGATAA
- a CDS encoding DUF1015 domain-containing protein, translated as MPEIKPFKGIRYNLEKIENLADVVTQPYDQITDRMERDYKEKSAYNYVRLVLTKYAEGHDRQKEYADAKRFYDDWFKNEIFVQDNKAAIYPYWQEFSVGEKTYKRKGFMCLVRLEELGKGNILPHEKTLSKPKADRLNLLRITQKDFEPVFLLYTDTKNSINKALDKYCKKEPLLEVSDEKGVTHKIWAVDTPAAIKKIAAAIKDSIFVIADGHHRYETAYNYHSELEGNDLEHPANYKLITLVNIEDPGLVILPTHRLIRNLEGFNLEDFLKKTNEYFDIKKTDRDHIVDELAASDLGTFGFYSHITAYILRLKSHDVMEKVMPDRSDEYRNLDVAILHTLLIEKVLGVEPDKIEDHVRYERGAEETMRKVDSDEFQIALLMNPTRPEQVKEVAQNRERMPQKSTDFYPKLVSGLVFYDVAP; from the coding sequence ATGCCTGAAATAAAACCATTCAAGGGAATTAGATACAATCTCGAAAAAATAGAAAACCTCGCCGATGTAGTCACTCAGCCGTATGACCAGATAACCGACCGGATGGAGAGAGATTATAAGGAGAAGAGTGCGTATAATTATGTAAGGCTGGTGCTGACCAAATATGCAGAGGGACACGACCGACAGAAGGAATATGCAGATGCGAAAAGGTTCTATGACGACTGGTTCAAGAATGAGATATTTGTGCAGGACAACAAAGCAGCAATCTATCCCTATTGGCAGGAATTCTCGGTCGGTGAGAAGACGTATAAACGAAAGGGATTCATGTGCCTTGTGCGCCTTGAAGAACTCGGTAAAGGTAATATCCTGCCTCACGAAAAAACGCTCTCAAAACCCAAGGCCGATCGTCTTAACCTGTTGAGGATCACCCAGAAGGACTTTGAACCGGTCTTTCTGCTTTACACGGATACGAAGAATAGCATCAACAAAGCACTTGATAAGTACTGCAAAAAAGAACCCCTGCTTGAAGTAAGCGACGAAAAAGGTGTAACCCACAAGATATGGGCAGTGGATACACCTGCGGCCATAAAGAAAATCGCCGCGGCGATCAAAGATTCCATATTCGTAATCGCGGACGGTCATCACCGCTATGAAACGGCCTACAATTACCATAGTGAATTAGAAGGAAACGACCTCGAGCATCCGGCAAACTACAAGCTGATCACCCTCGTGAACATAGAAGATCCTGGTCTGGTAATCCTGCCAACCCACCGGCTTATAAGAAACCTCGAGGGGTTTAACCTCGAAGATTTTCTGAAAAAAACGAATGAGTATTTTGATATTAAGAAGACCGACCGCGATCACATCGTAGATGAGCTGGCCGCTTCCGATCTCGGGACTTTCGGATTCTACAGCCATATCACTGCTTACATTTTGAGGCTGAAATCACATGATGTGATGGAAAAAGTAATGCCCGATCGAAGTGATGAGTACCGTAATCTTGATGTGGCGATACTGCATACACTCCTGATCGAGAAAGTACTCGGCGTGGAACCCGACAAGATCGAGGATCACGTAAGATACGAACGGGGAGCCGAAGAGACGATGAGGAAAGTTGATTCGGACGAATTCCAGATAGCACTACTCATGAATCCAACCCGACCCGAACAGGTAAAGGAAGTCGCGCAGAACCGAGAGCGCATGCCTCAGAAATCTACTGATTTCTACCCGAAGTTGGTGTCCGGTCTTGTCTTTTATGATGTAGCACCGTGA
- a CDS encoding NAD(P)-binding domain-containing protein — translation MKVLISDPIAKEAIEILKSADIEPVEQTGLAPEELIKVIPEYDGIIVRSATKVTKDVIDAGKNLKVIGRAGVGLDNVDRAAAKDKNIKVVNTPAATSISVAELALGMMFSAARRIPQATASTRAGKWEKKKFKGFELFGKTLGIIGVGRIGTELAKRAKAMGMKVLAYDPYIKTHEQAQISDLDTLLKEADYVSLHIPKTDETTHILNKTAFEKMKDGVVVINCARGGVVDEDALYDAVKSGKVRIAAMDVYENEPAKEHKLFSLDEAIVTPHIGAQTAEGQLRAGIQIAELVRDALKGA, via the coding sequence ATGAAAGTATTGATATCAGATCCAATTGCCAAGGAAGCCATAGAGATTTTGAAGAGTGCAGATATCGAGCCCGTCGAACAGACAGGACTTGCACCGGAAGAATTGATCAAGGTGATCCCCGAATACGACGGTATCATTGTCCGCAGCGCTACAAAAGTCACAAAGGATGTGATCGATGCCGGGAAAAATCTCAAGGTCATCGGCCGCGCTGGAGTCGGTCTCGATAACGTTGACCGCGCCGCGGCAAAAGACAAGAACATCAAGGTAGTCAACACACCGGCCGCGACTTCCATATCAGTTGCCGAACTTGCACTGGGTATGATGTTCAGCGCAGCCAGACGGATACCGCAGGCAACGGCGTCAACCAGAGCCGGCAAATGGGAGAAGAAGAAATTCAAGGGTTTTGAGCTTTTTGGGAAGACTCTGGGAATCATCGGAGTGGGACGTATCGGTACTGAATTGGCAAAAAGGGCCAAGGCCATGGGTATGAAAGTACTCGCCTATGATCCCTATATCAAAACGCACGAACAAGCACAGATATCAGATCTCGATACACTGCTCAAGGAGGCAGACTACGTATCGCTGCACATACCGAAGACCGACGAAACTACTCACATACTCAACAAGACGGCATTCGAAAAAATGAAAGATGGCGTGGTAGTCATAAACTGCGCAAGAGGTGGCGTTGTTGATGAAGACGCACTCTATGACGCGGTAAAAAGCGGCAAGGTGCGGATCGCGGCAATGGACGTATACGAGAACGAGCCTGCAAAAGAACACAAATTATTCAGCCTTGATGAGGCTATTGTGACACCGCATATAGGTGCGCAGACGGCCGAAGGACAGTTGCGCGCCGGCATCCAGATCGCTGAACTTGTGAGGGATGCGCTAAAAGGGGCATAG
- a CDS encoding alanine--glyoxylate aminotransferase family protein, with protein MHKKLFIPGPTEVREDILNAQAQPMIGHRMKAFTELYTGMVTKLKELLETNNFVTVLTASGTALMEAAIRNCVSKDVLCCTYGAFSERWFKIAKACDRNADAIALDWGKVVKPEMIEERLKTKKYEAVTVVQNETSTGTRAPIEKIAEMMKKYPDVLLLVDTVSSLMGDKIEIEKLGIDVCVTSSQKCFALPPGLAVGIVSEKALKKAETVSGKGHYLNLLDLKDYFDKKGQTPTTPAISLMWAMDKQLDKIKAEGMENRYKRHLEMAHYVQDWAKKHFSLYTEPGYESVTVTCINNTKNISVADLNTELGKRGYAISNGYGKIKEQTFRIAHMGDLTLDEVKEVIRNIEEILKL; from the coding sequence ATGCATAAGAAGTTATTTATTCCAGGTCCAACCGAAGTCAGGGAAGATATTCTCAATGCCCAGGCGCAACCAATGATCGGGCATCGCATGAAAGCATTTACTGAACTCTATACGGGAATGGTCACTAAATTGAAGGAGTTACTCGAAACAAATAATTTCGTTACCGTGCTTACCGCATCAGGCACTGCCTTGATGGAGGCCGCGATCCGGAATTGTGTAAGCAAGGACGTATTATGCTGTACTTATGGCGCTTTCAGCGAACGATGGTTCAAGATTGCCAAAGCATGCGACAGGAATGCGGACGCGATTGCTCTTGATTGGGGTAAAGTAGTGAAGCCGGAAATGATCGAAGAGAGATTGAAAACGAAGAAATACGAAGCAGTAACCGTCGTGCAGAACGAAACTTCTACCGGAACGAGAGCTCCAATCGAAAAAATAGCCGAAATGATGAAGAAATATCCTGATGTATTGCTGCTCGTTGACACCGTCAGTTCGTTAATGGGCGATAAGATAGAGATAGAGAAACTGGGTATTGACGTGTGTGTCACTTCTTCACAGAAGTGTTTTGCACTGCCACCTGGCTTGGCGGTCGGTATCGTGAGTGAAAAGGCTCTCAAAAAAGCAGAGACCGTAAGCGGCAAGGGCCATTACTTGAATCTTCTCGACCTCAAGGATTATTTCGACAAAAAGGGACAGACTCCGACGACCCCGGCGATAAGTCTGATGTGGGCGATGGACAAGCAACTCGACAAGATCAAGGCAGAAGGAATGGAGAACAGGTACAAACGTCATCTCGAAATGGCTCACTATGTCCAGGACTGGGCGAAAAAGCATTTCAGTCTTTACACGGAACCGGGTTACGAATCGGTGACGGTAACCTGCATAAACAACACGAAGAATATCAGCGTTGCGGATCTCAACACCGAACTCGGCAAGCGTGGTTATGCGATATCCAATGGATACGGTAAGATCAAAGAGCAAACCTTCAGAATCGCTCACATGGGAGACCTGACCCTCGACGAGGTAAAGGAAGTCATCAGGAATATCGAAGAAATCCTGAAATTGTAG
- a CDS encoding secondary thiamine-phosphate synthase enzyme YjbQ: MVQKISVSTKERQQMVDITGAIQKIVGQSKMTDGLIHVYCPHTTAAVTVNENYDESVQHDIIETLARLIPHNAKYAHTEGNSDAHIKAALMGSSRTLFIEGGKLGFGSWQGIFLCEFDGPRTREIWIKFVQT, from the coding sequence ATGGTCCAGAAAATAAGCGTAAGTACAAAGGAACGCCAGCAAATGGTTGACATAACTGGCGCAATCCAGAAGATTGTCGGTCAATCCAAGATGACTGACGGGCTGATCCACGTATATTGCCCGCATACTACGGCGGCCGTCACGGTCAACGAGAATTACGACGAATCCGTACAACACGACATAATTGAAACACTCGCCAGGCTGATACCCCATAACGCTAAGTATGCCCATACCGAGGGCAATTCGGATGCCCACATAAAAGCCGCGCTTATGGGCTCATCGAGAACTCTATTCATTGAGGGAGGAAAGCTCGGTTTTGGTTCCTGGCAGGGTATTTTTCTTTGCGAATTCGACGGGCCGAGAACCAGAGAGATATGGATCAAGTTTGTTCAAACTTGA
- a CDS encoding sensor domain-containing diguanylate cyclase, with translation MKHVRSVNWFRILTQVDRISSKKHTLKKLTKGIEKILSGNLKNTKVFVIIGHGGSAKTAESNMGRTIKTGSFVDDFAALVVSKKKNVTVNKNLAVFCRSHRIKPAHRNVRSVFGAPLQHQSKVYGAIILENVKDVNAFKKEAENTVGMIAQRLAAEIAYDRLAQENNRLEQDIKDACLTDPLTNMPNRRFCDLILDMEFRRAKGYTRQLSLALITPDNYRSISSKYGNAAGDSLLLHVAATLKKNVRDTDFVGRFKDDEFLVLLPEAVNEAAVNAAERVRDAFECAPFAVKRLGRKKVTLSIGVVTYPSSAETLIALLEHAGKALKRAKQVGRNQVVAL, from the coding sequence ATGAAACATGTACGGTCTGTGAATTGGTTCAGAATACTCACGCAGGTCGATAGAATCAGTTCAAAGAAGCACACTCTTAAGAAACTCACTAAGGGCATTGAAAAAATACTCAGCGGGAATTTAAAAAATACTAAAGTTTTCGTAATTATCGGTCATGGCGGAAGCGCAAAAACTGCAGAATCCAATATGGGCAGAACCATCAAAACCGGCTCATTTGTCGATGACTTCGCCGCTCTCGTAGTTAGTAAGAAGAAGAATGTGACCGTGAACAAGAATCTGGCTGTGTTTTGCAGGAGTCATCGAATAAAACCTGCGCACCGCAATGTTCGCAGCGTGTTCGGTGCACCGCTTCAGCATCAGAGTAAGGTATACGGTGCAATCATCCTCGAGAATGTAAAAGACGTGAATGCATTCAAAAAGGAGGCGGAAAATACAGTCGGCATGATTGCGCAGCGGCTTGCCGCGGAGATAGCTTATGACCGTCTTGCCCAGGAGAATAACCGACTTGAGCAAGATATCAAGGATGCATGTTTGACCGACCCGTTGACCAACATGCCGAATCGTCGCTTCTGTGATCTGATTCTTGATATGGAATTCAGGAGGGCAAAGGGGTATACCCGACAGCTCAGCCTGGCTCTGATAACGCCTGACAATTACCGCAGTATCAGTTCAAAATACGGTAATGCCGCCGGAGATTCATTATTATTGCATGTGGCTGCTACTCTGAAAAAAAATGTCCGCGATACCGATTTCGTAGGGCGATTCAAGGATGACGAATTTCTGGTGTTGCTACCCGAAGCAGTAAATGAAGCGGCCGTGAATGCGGCTGAGCGTGTGCGTGATGCTTTTGAATGTGCGCCCTTTGCCGTGAAGAGATTGGGCAGAAAGAAGGTGACCCTATCGATCGGCGTGGTCACTTACCCAAGTAGTGCAGAAACACTGATCGCACTGCTCGAGCACGCCGGCAAAGCGCTTAAACGCGCGAAACAGGTTGGCCGAAATCAAGTTGTAGCATTATAG